The DNA segment ttgacaagggaggcaagaacatcaaatgggaaaaagaaagtctattcagcaagcattgctgggaaacctggacagctgcatgcaaagcaatgaaactagaacacaccctcacaccatgcaccaaaataaactcaaaatggctgaaagacttaaatatacgacaggacaccatcaaactcctagaagaaaacataggcaaaacactctctgacatcaacatcatgaatattttctcaggtcagtctcccaaagcaatagaaattagagcaaaaataaacccatgggacctcatcaaactgaaaagcttttgcacagcaaaggaaaccaaaaagaaaacaaaaagacaactttcagaatgggagaaaatagtttcaaatgatgcaaccgacaagggcttaatctctagaatatataaacaacttatacaacccaacagcaaaaaagccaatcaatcaatggaaaaatgggcaaaagacctgaatagacatttctccaaagaagagatacagatggccaacaaacacgtgaaaaaatgctcaacatcgatggttataagagaaatgcaaatcaaaactaccatgagatatcacctcacaccagtcagaatggccatcattaataaatccacaaataacaagtgctggaggggctgtggagaaaagggaaccctcctgcactggtggtgggaatgtcaactggtacagccactatggagaacagtttggagataccttagaaatctatacatagaacttccatatgaccccgcaatcccactcttgggcatctatccggacaaaactctacttaaaagagacacgtgcacccgcatgttcattgcagcactattcacaatagccaggacatggaaacaacccaaatgtccatggacagatgattggattcggaagaggtggtatatatacacaatggaatactactcagccatgaaaaagaatgacataatgccatttgcagcaacatggatggagctagagaatctcatcctgagtgaaatgagccagaaagacaaataccatatgatatcacttataactggaatctaatatccagcacaaatgaacatctccttagaaaagaaaatcatggacttggagaagagacttgtggctgcctgatgggagggggagggagtgggagggatcgggagcttgggcttatcagacacaacttagaatagatttacaaggagatcctgctgaatagcattgagaactttgtctagatactcatgttgcaacagaagaaaggctgggggaaaaatgtaattgtaatgtatacatgtaaggataacctgacccccttgctgtacagtgggaaaaaaaataaaaaataaataaaaaataaaaaaaaaacagtaggtATTTCAGAAGCATGAAAATataggtgggaaaaaaaacttcaaagaaaCGATGcaagaaaatttcccagaatGAAAGTAGTGAATTTCAAGATTGAAAGTTGttcagcaaaataaacaaaaatatacctTATAAGTTTCCAGAGAGATAAAACAGACTTCCTACAAAAATCAAGAATGAGAATGGCCTCAAACTATTTAATACAAACATTAAATGCTAAAACACAATGAAGCAATGTCTTCAAAATGCTTAGAGAAAATTAATTCTAACTTAGAATTCTGTAATTAGTCAAATAACCATTTAAgcatgaaaaaaaggaataaagacatttttatacctggtgatttaaaaaaaaaatctgactccaTTGCATCTTTCTCAGAGAACATGTTTGCCACCTAAATAGGGCATAAACCTAAAGAGAAGATGTAGATTCTGGGAAACAGAGGATTCAACCCAAAAGGGAGTACCTAGAATGATGGTGAATGAGGACCCTGGCATGATAGCTGTCAGCTAGTTTAGCCTGAAGCAGGTCAGAAGGCTCCAATAGAGGGTTCTTCAAGATTAAACTGATAGAATACTTGTGtgtttgaaaattttgtttttgttttgtagggtcacacctgcagcatatagaagttcctgggctaggggtggatcggagctgcagctgccagcctacaccacagccacagcaataccggatccttaacccactgagcaaagccagggatcaaacccacatcctcatagatactagtcgcatttgtttccgctgcaccacaacaggagatTTACACAAATGCAGAATCTGgggttcaaaaaaagaaaaaacacagcttTTCACCAACATACCTGCCCCAAACTCACCTGCTGATACCTGTAACACCTGCATACAGGTCTGTGTGAGGACACTACAGGGGTGGAACTCGTTCGATCATATCTAGAGAGCCTGGCTCACCAGAAAACATACTGCTGTAGACTTAAAGTAGAAAGAAGACATGAAATATCCAGATATTTGGTCTGCAAGCTGGGCCAACAGCCCTTAGCTTTGCAGAGTGCTCTGCATCCTGTTTGCACAAGACAAAGTTGAGAGACATGCCTCCCACTGGGTCTTCCCTTACCTTGTCTGCTGAACCTGAAAAGGAGAAGAGGATGCTTTGAGCAGACCCAGTAAGAACTGCCCATCAGCTCTCCCCATCTCACAGCGACTCCTGATAACACCTGCTTGAAATGTTTCACTCTCTGATGAGCCCACCAGGATCTATTTCACCCATGCAGTAATGAGCTAACTGTCAAGGGATGGAGGTTCCAGGGGAAGGCTCTCCTAGCTTCCTCTTTCAACtacagagaaaaattaattgCAGTGGGAGACAGTTCCCTACCTCTGGAATTGGCCCCAGCTGAGCATGAGAAAACAATTATGTTCAATTCCTAATTCACTACAGGAATGGTGGAGGGAGTGTTGGCATGGATGCCTGAAAAGGGCTGGGAGTTTCAAGTGAGAAGAATAAGCAAAGGagactgttttaaaatataggttggagttcccgtcatggttcagtgattaacgaatccagctaggaaccatgaggtcacgggttcgatccctggccttgctcagtgggttgaggatccagcgtcgctgtgagttgtggtgtgggtcgcagacgtggctcagatcctgcattgctgtggctctggcgtaggccggcagcaaaagctccaattagacccctagcctgggaacctccatatgccgcgggagcagccctagaaaaggcaaaaagacaaaaaataaataaataaacaaataaattaaaataaaataaaataaaatataagtttatcagtatggagggtcctcagaaaactaaatatagaactactatatgatccagcaaacccactcctggacatatgtCCGGACAAAATttcattccaaaagatacatgcacaacaaagtgactttGCTATACAAAGAGCTTGacggaatattgtaaatcaactacactttaataataataataataaaatacaaaataaattttaaaaaagatacagggagttcccatagtggcacagtggttaacgaatccgactaggaaccatgaggttgcgggttaggtccctgcccttgctcagtgggttaacgatctggctttgccgtgagctgtggtgtaggtcgcagacacagcttggatcccgcgttgctgtggctctggcgtaggctggtggctacagctccgattagacccctagcctgggaacctccatatgccacgggagcggcccaagaaatagcaaaaaagaccaaaaaaaaataaaaataaaaaagatacatgcaccccctatgttcataacagcactattcacaatagccaagacatgacgTCAACAAGATAAACTGCCTTCTAGTTTCAGCTTTCACATCATAAACAGTGGTCCTGTTTATGAACAGGACATGGTGCCACGTTTTTGTGCTTTCTGATGGTGTTTTTAAATTGTGCCTCCCTACCCCGGCATCGTGCTGATGTGCCATCTAGTGTTCTTAGGCAGAAGGAAGCTGTGTCGTGACTTACAGAGCAAAACGGGTGGATCAGATGTGCTTCATTCAGGCTCGCGTCATAGAGCTGTCAGTCAAAAGTTCAACGTTAATGAGCTGATCATATATAGGAGATGAGGtgcctttaaacagaaacacaacaCAAAGTTATGTTTGGATCGATTGACCAAAATGTTGTCCCAAGGCCTGTGGAATCTAACCCTGTATGGCCCCAAGGAGGAAGACCTCAGTGGTCGCTTGTACAGTATTCATGGCAACTTAATAGAGCACAGCTACTGCAATAAATAGAcgattagattgttatgatcatgcTGCAACTACagacgtgataaattcatttgagtaataaaaaaaagaaaagaaaattaaaaaaataaaaaataaaaaaataaagaaaagcaattaaaaataaataaataaatagacgcAACCAGGGATTACTTGAAAATTCGTGAAATAGACATAGAAGAACAAATACAAACGTTGTCTTAatcatatcttttttcctttcttcccctgctttattgagatataattgacaaatgacACTCTGtaagttttaaatgtatatgttgattggatatatttacatattgcaaaatgattaccgcCATAGACTTAGCTAACACCTCCGCTACCTCATATAATTACTGTTTCTTTTGTGGcgagaatatttaagatctactctcttagcaactttcaagtatataatatggTTAACTGTAATCACCACACCGTGCTATACGTTAGgtctgaatattttctttaccttataactagaagtttataccctttgattAACACCTCCCCATATCCCCTGGTCACCACAATTCTACttaggcataggtcacagctgcagctcagatctgatccctggcccagcccatatgcaaagcagccaaaaaaagggggaaaaaaagaatttaaaatttttgaagaccCAAAACAGTGTCTCCACTTGCTGCACATTAAGAtctgagagctttaaaaaaaatcactaatatgtggtgTCCATCCacagacattttaatttaatcagtctgggatatggaagcaacctaaggaTCCATCGAtgaacaaatggataaagaagatgtgatatttaCATGCCGTGgagtactactcagtcataaaaaggaatgacattttTCCACTTACAATGACATGGATAGACCTAAAGGGTATtaggcttagtgaaataagtcagagagaaaaagacaaatacagtatgatatcacttatacatgaaatTGAAACAgcacaacaaactagtgaatataacaaaaaagaaacagactcacagctatagagaactagtggttaccagtgaggagagggaagtgggaaggaaaaagattggggcagaggattaagaggtacaatgTATTACGTATAAAATAAACTGCAAGGATATgttgtgcagcacagggaatataaccaatattttataataactataaatggagtatataaTCTATTAAAACAATGAATCGCTAGTACAGGGGTGTCTGTGCCTCTCCTGGGCCCCCCACCTTGGGCTGGCTTGTTTCCTCCTAGAAACCAGAAAGCTATCCTAAAGTCAACTACTTTCTGATTAATACTCtaatgattaatattttaatattctaagcAGGCCTCTGACTAGCTCTCACATGCCACACTAAAGAACTTCAAGGCAAGGCACCAGAAGAAGGATTCCTGTGTCTTACTGGATTCTGGATCAAAGAGTTGGATCAAAGGGCCCTCCTCGGAACCCTctatcctcctccttctccaaatTTGGCACTGGGAGGGGGAAGAATCCAGAATAGATAAATCCAGAAAGGGAGCTTTCTGGAGCAAGGACGCCCCACGCCCACCCCTTACCCCTCAAAGCGGGGAAgcgtccacccctcccccacccctaccccctaCTCTTCATTGTGAGGTCTTCTGAAGCGCAGTGGCAGAATAATGTCATAGACCATCGGCCCgggcccctctccctctctctgcctcagcttGCCCCAAGCCCCGCCCCAacttttctctccacaccctAACCCCAGGGGAAAGCAGTCAGCCTTGCCAAGCAGCCCACGCGACCTCTTGCAGCCATGGATCCAAATCACTCCAACTTTCTGgagccccagccctccccagaaGCCCTCAAGCCTACCTTGAACCCTAGCTCACTCGTGGTGAACAAGACCCAGCCGCAGGACCCCCCCAGCCTGGTGGGTGACAAGTTGCCCCCAAAGACAGGGGCGGTGGTCATCGACATGGGCACAGGCACCTGTAAGGTGGGCTTCTCCGGGCAGGCCCGGCCCACCTACACCGTGGCCACCATCGTCGGCTGCCAGCCCAAGAAGCCGGCCAGCAATGGGCAGCCGGTGCTGGAGACGTTCATCGGGGAGGCAGCCCGCACGCGCCCCGAGCTGACGCTGGTGCAGCCGGTGCGGAACGGCATCGTGGTGGACTGGGACGCAGCCGAGCTCATATGGCGCCACATGCTGGAGCACGACCTCCGCGTGGCCACCCGCGACCACCCACTGCTCTTCTCTGACCCTCCCTTCAGCCCCACCACCAACCGCGAGAAGCTGGTGGAGGTGGTCTTCGAGTCACTGAACTCCCCCGCCATGTATGTGGCTTCCCAGTCAGTGCTGTCCGTCTACGCGCACGGCCGGGTCAGCGGGCTGGTGGTGGATACGGGCCATGGGGTCACCTATACAGTGCCAGTCTTCCAGGGCTACAACCTGCCCCATGCCACAGAGCGCCTGGACTTGGCGGGCACGCACCTGACCGCCTTCCTGGCGGAGATGCTGCAGGGCTCCGGCTTGCCCCTGGGGCAGCAGGACCTGGACGCTGTGGAGAACATCAAGCACCGCTACTGCTACGTGGCCCCCGACTTCGTAAAGGAACAGGCCCGGCCCGAGCTGGAATGCCGCCAGACCCTGAAGCTGCCCGACGGGCGGACAGTCACACTAGGCAAGGAGTTGTTCCGGTGCCCGGAGCTGCTGTTCAGCCCCCCGGAGATCCCAGGTCTGTCGCCTGTGGGCATCCCCACCATGGCCGCACAGAGTCTTCACAAGGTGCCCCTGGAGGTGCGGACCGATGTAGCCCAGAATGTGCTGCTCTGCGGGGGTTCTTCGCTCTTCACCGGGTTCGAGGGTCGCTTCCGGACTGAGCTGCTGCGCAGTCTGTCCTCAGAGCCCCACATGGTGGTAACGGCCCAGCCCACCAGGAATTTCTCCGTGTGGATCGGGGGCTCCATCCTGGCTTCACTGCGCGCCTTCCAGTCCTGCTGGGTCCTGCGGGAGCAGTACGAGGAGCAGGGGCCCCACATCGTGTACCGAAAATGCTACTGACCTGGACCAGGGGTGGGTGTGGACAGGGGGAGTTATGGGCAGTAAAGCTTCTGCTACCCAGCCGGCTCTGTCCTGCCTTGTCCCAGGGTCCTGCCTGGTCCTGTTGGTGACCCACCCAGAGGTGCTCTGGTTCTGACTGGATAGACCCATGCCCCCTGGTAGTCTGTTTTCCAAGACATCCCAGGGTCCGCCCTGCCTGGACTCACCTTCCTGATCCATCCTCTGAGACACCCCAGTTCTGACTCCCtgaacccacctcctcccatGATCAACccccacatacataca comes from the Phacochoerus africanus isolate WHEZ1 chromosome 4, ROS_Pafr_v1, whole genome shotgun sequence genome and includes:
- the ACTL9 gene encoding actin-like protein 9; translation: MDPNHSNFLEPQPSPEALKPTLNPSSLVVNKTQPQDPPSLVGDKLPPKTGAVVIDMGTGTCKVGFSGQARPTYTVATIVGCQPKKPASNGQPVLETFIGEAARTRPELTLVQPVRNGIVVDWDAAELIWRHMLEHDLRVATRDHPLLFSDPPFSPTTNREKLVEVVFESLNSPAMYVASQSVLSVYAHGRVSGLVVDTGHGVTYTVPVFQGYNLPHATERLDLAGTHLTAFLAEMLQGSGLPLGQQDLDAVENIKHRYCYVAPDFVKEQARPELECRQTLKLPDGRTVTLGKELFRCPELLFSPPEIPGLSPVGIPTMAAQSLHKVPLEVRTDVAQNVLLCGGSSLFTGFEGRFRTELLRSLSSEPHMVVTAQPTRNFSVWIGGSILASLRAFQSCWVLREQYEEQGPHIVYRKCY